Within uncultured Methanoregula sp., the genomic segment CGCTCAATAGTTTTCCCCTGACGGGGGAGTTTCTCACTTTTGAAAAAGATGTACCGGATTATATCGTGCCCGGTTGTAAGGAATATCTGGTCTCCAGCCAGGGCTTCCGGTCGGGAACTGTCCATTCAGTGAGATATCTCTTCCCGCCTCAGGCAGAATTTCCCTTCAGATGTCCCTCTGGTGGTTCATTCGCAGACAAGGTACTGACCGGCTCCTCAGGTTACCCCGAACCGGAGGTTTATCATACATCCCCGCGAGTCCTGTCTGATCAGGAACTCCGGGATGCCCTCTCTTGTAACTCAGAACTATAACGAATGGACCGAAGGCCTGGATACGCACCAGAGCATGATCTCCATCTTTTATCATATCCGTGACATTCCCTACTCGCTCGTCGCACCGGTGCGTGATTCCCTGTCAGCACCGGAACAACTTCTTCGGACCGGAAAAGGATCGTGCGGTCCCAAGCATCACCTGCTTGCGGAGATGTACCGGAGACTGAACCTGAATGTTGCTTATGCCACGATTGCGTTCTCATGGAATGATCCGGATCTTCTCTACCCGCCCGAGCTTCGGGAACTTGTTACCTGCGTCCCGGTCTCCCATCATCTTGCCTGCAGGGTGCAGATCGGGGGCCGGTGGGTTCTCGTGGATGCCACCTGGGATCCCCCGCTTGCCCGGGCGGGCTTTCCGGTCAATGAACACTGGGACGGGTGGGCGGATACCAAATGTGCCGTAAAAGCGCTCCGGTCGCCGGTCCGGACAGCGTTCTGCCGCACGCTGACCAACGAACCCTGCCGGACAAAAGAGGAAGCCGGGTTTTCCCCCCTTGATGGAGAGAGAGATCACCGGGATGCAGAGGACCAGATACGGTATTACGCAGAGAAGGTCGCAGTGAGGACTCCTGATGACCGTGAACGCATCTCCCGCTTCGCCCGGGAATTCGAGGCGTGGCTGGAACGCGTGAGAAGCTAGTTCGTCCGGTCGTTACCTGTTATTTTTAATGCCTGTATTCCTATATTCCTGATTTATGGCATCATCTCCCTGGCAGGATCAGACGCTAATGCGGCTGGTTATCCTGTTATTTCTCTGTACTGGTGTGGCGTTCGTCGCGTTCGGGCATGTTTTTCCCCCGCTTACATCCGTCGCTGCGCCTGTGACGCAGTCTCCGCCGGGCATGGTGACCGGCAGTTCCTGTCTTTCCCCGGCCAACACTGAAACAGGACCGGCAGGGAGCAGCCCGGTCAATGTAAAGATCCTTGCAGTCAACGATTTCCATGGGCAGATGTCGGCCGGGCAGACCAGTAGCAAACGGGCGGTCGGGAGTGCCCCGGTTCTTGCCTCGTACCTGAAAGCTGCCACCGATGTGTTCGGACCGGCTCACACCATCCTTGCCTTCCCGGGAGATGTCATCGGGGCATCGCCACCACAGTCCGGGCTCCTTGCAGATGAACCGACCCTGCTCTTCTTCAACGAATTTGCCAATCCCTGCTGTACGGGTGGGAACGGTCAGGGAGACTCCGGATGCAACATGGTGATGACTCCCGGCAACCACGAGTTTGACCGGGGGACCGGCGAACTTATGCGCCAGGTGTACGGGGGCGATGGCAACACCTCGATCACCCATCTTTCCGATCCCTATCCCGGTACCCTGTCCACCTATATCTGTTCGAATGTAGTCTGGAAAGAGAACGGCACTCCGATTTTTCCCCCCTATGCGATACGGAATATCAGCGGGGTCCCCATCGCGTTCATCGGTGCCGATACGGTGACAACCCCGGAACGGCTGGCCCCCCACCGGGCGGATGATATCCTGTTCCTCAATGAGACCGAATCCATCAACCGGTACGTTGCAGAAGTCCACAAGCATGGGATACATGCTATCGTTGTCCTGCTTCACGAAGGTGGGGCGCAGCAGGAGTACGAGGGGGCAACACGGGCCGGGGCAAATGTGACCGGCCGGGTCACGGGCATCGTCGCCGGTCTCGATGGGGACGTGGATGTGGTTCTCTCGGCCCATACGCACCAGTTCACGAATGCATATCTTCCCAATGCAGCCGGAAAACCCGTACTGGTCACGCAGGCCTACAGTTACAGCAAGGGGTACGCGGACGTGAACCTGACCCTTGACCCCGCCACCCGGGATATCGTCAGGAAGTCTGCACAGGTTGTTATCACTTATAATGACCAACCGCCAGGTACCCCTCTGGATCCAGAATCAGCCGCTCTCCTTGCACGCGACGAACAGGCAGTCGCTCCCGTAATCGGGCGGCAGGTTGCGGTTGTCGCCCATGATATCACCCGGGACGAAAATGCAGCCGGGGAATCGGCACTCGGGGATCTTCTTGCCGATGCCCAGCGGTCAGTGCTGGAGACCGATGTCGCATTTCTTACAACCGGAACCCTACGATCCGATCTTAAAGAGGGGAATGTAACCTGGGGTGACCTTTTCGCCATCCAGCCGTTCTCGGGAACTGTTGTCTCGATGAGACTGACCGGTCAACAGGTTCGGGATGCGCTCGAAAGACAGTGGCAGGAACCGTTGCCCCCCCACACGCTTGCCGTGTCCGGTATCACCTATACCTATAATGAGACACAACCTGCCGGCAGCAGGGTGCAGGTGGTCCTTGTCGGGGGTGTCCCGCTCGATCCGGCGGCAACCTATACAGCAGCCATGATGGATTACCTTTCCGTCGGGGGTGACGGATATACGGTATTCACCACGGGGACACTTATGACGACCGGGCCGTCAGATGTCAATACCCTTGCCTCGTACCTGGGATCGCTCCCCCAGCCGGTGAACGTCACCACGGACGGGAGGATCCAGCGGATCAACTGACGGGGATCTTACCTCCCCGTCACGGTTCCCGCGTTGTTATCAGCGGGGACCTGCCTGAAGATCCGTGTTCCCGGCCCGGATGTTTGCGGCAAACGTCCGCGCAAGCAACGGACTCGCTGCCTGCGGGGGAAGTCCGAGAGCAGCGGCAGTTTTTCTCGTGACCTCCATGATTCCGGTGTCACCACCTGCTGATGCGAGTACCGTTTCGTGAATTTTCTTAAGATATGCAAGTGCCCGGTCCATCTGACCGTACACTGCTTCACCGCTCCGGGGCTCGTCCCATGCCGATAGGAGATGGCGGATACCCTGTACCGACCGGAGGAGACGTATGGATCGGACAGATGCAACAGCATCGTCATACACCGGGAGATCCCCCGGCACAGGGATGGCGTCTCCTGAGAAGAGTGCACCCTCGCCCTGCAGGAACAGGGAGATCGAACCGGCGGAATGGCCCGGTGTGTGTATCACCTGGATCTCGTATGCGCCGGTCCCGTCGATATCGATGGTATCGCCATCTTCCAGTTCGAACTCGGGCTGCACCGGTCCGCCAACAAGGGTATTGAATCCCGGTACCGGGCGCTCCCTATTCTGGCGTTCCACGTCTTCGACCCAGGTCCGTTCGGCCGCATGTACCGCAATGGTACAAGCAGTGGCCTCCCATATTGCCCGGGCCGCCCCGATGTGATCGGGATGGGAATGGGTCAGGATGATGAGCGAGATCTCCCGCGGGTCGCGGCCGATGGACCGGATATAGTCGAAGATCTGCGTTTCACAGCCTGCTACGCCCGTATCGACGAGGGTGACAGTCTCACCGGCGATGATGTACGAGTACACGAAACGATCGAGGGCTATACCGGGGGCAACCGGGACCCTGAATGGATGCCGGAGCGCGTGAATGGCGGGAGTGACCTGCATTCTGGATCTCCTGTGCCGGAATATTGGGTGGGGAAGGGTATATGGATCGCGGGCAGGTTCTGCCCGCCCCTCTTCGAATTACTTTTATGTCCCGGCCATTAAAACCGGAAAATCCATATTGATTTCCGTACCGTTCTGGCTCCTGAATGTAAGCACTCCCTTCAACTGGTGCTGCACCAGTGTCCTGATCAGTTCGAGTCCAAGACTGTTTGTATGGCGGATATCAAAATGAGCAGGCAACCCGACCCCGTCATCACGGACCGTGATACTGATCCGGCCATTTTCCTGCACTACAGAGATATCAATTGAGCCTTGTTCCCGCTCTTTGAAGGCATGTTTGTACGCATTCGAGAGGATCTCATTTACAGCGAGCGCACAGGGCAGGGCCTGATCTACAGGAAGAAAAACTTCTTCCGGATTAATCTCACACCGGATATCGTGTTCCTTATTGGAGAAAATAGCTGACAACCCGGCTATCTGGTCCCGGATCTGGCCCGTTAAACTGATTTTTCCGAACTGGTTGCAATCATACAGCCTTTTATGGATCTGCGCCATGGTCTGGATTTTGAGCATCATGTCGGTCAGAATACTGTTGGCTGATGCATCCGCAGTCTGCATCCGGGTCATATCCAGAAGCCCGGATATCAACTGGAGATTGTTCTTGACCCGGTGGTGGATCTCGCGAAGCAGGACATCCTTTTCCTGGATGGATGCACCAAGTTCCTCATTGATGCGCTTCTGTTCGCTGATGTCGTGGCTTGCGCTGATAATTGCAATAAGATTCCCATTGTCATCGAGAAGAGGTGAATCGATCAGATGAACGGGAAATTCGTGACCGTCCCGGTGATGCACCCGGTACTCCCCGGCCCTGTACTCTCCTTCATTGAGCCGTGATGAGATCTTTTGTGCGTCTTTCTCCGGTAATTCCGGAACCACAACTTCGGCCATGCTACGCCCGATGATCTCTTCCGGTTTCCAGCCGTACATCATGGTTGCCGCCTCGTTCCAGAATATGATCCTGTTGCCTGTGTCGACCGCGATGACCGCATCGCCGACTGCATCGAGCATCCGTGCCTGCAGCCGGATATAGTCTTCATCGTCTTTCCTGTCAGTGACAACGACGCTGATCTTTGTATTATTATCAGAGGAGAGCGGGCTCATGGAAATGAGAGCCGGGAGGGAACCTGTGCCTTGCCGGATCCGGACATGGATCCGGGATGTCCGCTTCACAATCCCGCCCAACGCCTTCTCGATCTCAGCGCAATGCTCTGTGCAGATGTGATCGAGGATGGATGTACCGAATACCTTCTCCGGGGATAACCGCACCATTTCGGCGAACCGGGTGTTGGTATAGAGGATCATCCCGGTCCGGGAGAGTGTGAGCGCACCTTCTTGGATATTCTCCACGAGGGCCCGGTACGGGCGATCGGCCCCGTCGAGCGTGTAGACCTGCCGGGTGTCATCCTTAGAAACGATAATTGCATCAACTTCCCCGGAGTGGATGGCATCGAGAGTCTCTTCGAGCTCGCGGACCTTTCCGCGCAGCTCTTCGAGTTCTCTCTTGTGGTCCGGGTCCGCCCGTTTCATACGATTCCTCTGGCAGTGTTCGTGGTCATACGGTGTCTGTTACTATCGGGGAACGAGGTCGAGTCCTATGAGCACTTTCTCTTTCCGCGTCATATCGCCGACAATCTTCCGGAGGGGCAGCGGAAGATTTTTGATCAGGGTCGGCGCCGCAAGTACGAGGTCGACTACGTTCTTTGAATGGTCCTGGTAGATGTCGATCACCTCGAGCTCATACCTGCCCGGCAAGTACTCCTCGCAGATCTTCTTTACGTTCTCGACTGCGGCCTGGGACCTGAAATTGTTGCCGGCGATATAGAGACGGAGCACGTACATCCCGGTCTCCTTTTCCGCCAGAGCCCGCTCAAAATCCGCCGTGACATCGGCCTGTTCCCTCTTTGCCACTTTTTTTCCCGGCCTGGTTCCTGCCCTGTCCGACGTCTTCATCCGCCTGCCATCCTCAGGTCCAGACCGACGAGAACCTTCTCCGTGTTGGAAAGATTCCCGATGATTTTCTTGACCGGGGTCGGCAGATTACGGATGAGGGTCGGGACCGCAATAATCTGGTGGTCTTTTGCGAGCTGCGGGTTTTTCAAAAGGTCAATGACCTCGATTGTGTACTGGCAGTCCAGGTGTTTCTCGCAGATCTTCCTGAGGTTATCAAAGGCTGTCAGGGAATTGGGGGTCTGCCCCGCTACATACAGTCGCAGGATCCATGCTTCGCCCGCAGGTTCTTCGCTTTTTTTCTTTCGATTGATTTTTGGTGTTGATGGCAAATGTTTCACCTCGCCAAATGTCCGCATCACTGGTCGACCTGCCGCTGGGTCGCGATCTCTTTCGTGGTCCTTTCTATCGCTTTCTCGCTGGAGATATCCTGGCCAATGAGGATCTTCATCTCGTCTTCCTCGCGTGTATACCGCTCTTTGAGCACCGCAATCTCGTTCTCCATTGTCCTGCGCTTGCTCTCAAGCTCCCGCTCCTTGCGTTCGATCTCCTCGCTCTTGCGGAGCCGGTCTACGGTCTCACGGCTTTCCTGTGCCAGCCGGGCGGAACCGAAGAGGACGCCCCCACTCCCTTTGTACACATCGAGGAGCTGGATGCCCTTATCCGACAGGACAAACTCGCGGAACTGGTTGGAGTGGGCCATCCCCCGTGCTTTGATGACGGAGAATGCGCGGTTCCGCTCTCCGTTCCCTTCAACGTTCTTGAGGATGAGCCACGCGTCCATTAAGGAAGACACGTGCATCTCGGTCGGCTCGATTGCATATGCCCCGGCATTCACGTCGTTCGAGAGATTGGTGAAGAGCCCGGTTATCTGGAGGGACTTGGCAAAATCGATGAGACGCATCAGCATCGAGCGGACCTGGATGTCGTCACCAATGGGATAGAGGTTGGAGATGGGGTCGACTGCCACAACCCGGGGCTTGAACTCCCCGATGAGCTTCAGCATCACGGATAGGTGCATCTCGAGACTGTATGCCGTTGGCCGTACCGCGTGGAATTTCAGGAGGCCGGATTTGACCCACGGTTCAAGGTTTACGCCGATGGACACCATGTTCCGCAGGAGCTGGCTCTCGGACTCTTCAAAGATGAAGAAGAGGCATTTCTCGCCCCGCCGGCACGCTGCATCGATAAAGGTAGCGGCGATGCTCGTTTTGCCTGTCCCTGCCTGCCCTGAGACAAGGATGGATGATCCGCGATAGAACCCTTTTCCCCCGAGCATCGTGTCGAGACGGGGAATGCCGGTGGAGATCCGCTCATGCGATGCCTTGTGGGTGAGGGACAATGAGGTGATAGGGAGAACGGAGATGCCATCGCTGCTGATCAGGAACGGGTACTCGTCTGTTCCATGGATGCTGCCGCGGTACTTGACGATGCGGAGGCGACGCGTCGCGATCTGGTTCATGAGCCGGTGGTCGAGAGTGATGACGCAGTCTGCGACATACTCTTCAAGGCCGTACTTGGTGATCGTCCGGTCACCGCGTTCGCCCGTGACGACTGCTGTCACGCCCCGTTCTTTCAGCCAGAGGAAGAGCCGGCGCAGTTCCGACCGGAGGATCGCTTCGTTGGCAAAGCCGGAGAAGAGGGCTTCCAACGTGTCAATGGCGACCCTTTTTGCACCGACTTCGTCGATCATTGCGCCGAGCCGGATGAACAGGCCTTCGAGGTCATACTCGCCGGTCTCTTCGATCTCGGATCGGTCGATGGTGATGTGGTCGAGGACCAGTTTTTTCTGGCGGACGAGTTCGTCGAGGTCGAACCCCATTGACCTGAAATTCTTTTTCAGGTCGTCGATTTTCTCCTCGAATGCGATAAAAACGCCTGGTTCATGGTGATCGGTGATTCCCCGGACAATGAACTCCATGGCAAAGAGCGTTTTTCCGCATCCCGGGCCCCCGCTGACAAGCGATGGCCTGCCTTTCGGGAGTCCGCCGCCGGTAATATCATCAAATCCCTTGATCCCTGAAGGGACTTTTTCAAATTCCATCGTTGCTGCGACTCTGTCCGTCTTTCTTTTTTTCGTGATCCTGCACCCCTGTTTTCCCACGGTTATGATTGTGAAAAGACGATGATGACTATAAAAGGACTTGTCTATATTGCATTTTTTGCAACATCCCTTCTCTCGATAGCATTTTTTGCATTATTGTCGGAAAACGAGAGGCCGGAATGTGACTATGCCCCAAACCCGTTCTCTCCCTAATCTCTCCCGGGAAGCGCCCGGGCGAGCTCTTCAGCTTCCGGCGGGCTCGCGGTGCTGAAGAATTCCGGGGAACACTGGGGGTGGGGTGTACCCCCCCGCATGTAGTCAGCGACCGCCCCCCTCCCCCCCCATCTCAACCATGAGTAACGCCCGGTTTTTTGCATGCGACAGGGGAGCGGTTCGCGTGGAGTATCCGGCGTTGATCGCCTGTTTCCCGGCATTCACAAAAATGAGTAGGTTGCTGGGATCTCCTGATTGGGTGGGGGGGTGTACCCCCCGTCACTTTGATCATGGAGGGGGGGTCACCCCCCCAGTCGAAATTTTTGTGCGGGGGGTATGCCCCCCACCCCCTCCTGGTTTACCGGGCGCAGAGGGCGGGACCAAATGTAAAAGAAGAATATCCCCAAAAAACAATTCTCTGGTACTCCAGGGGATACCCATATGGTAGTTGCAGAACCGATCAACAAAGTCAATCTTGAGCGTATCACGAACGGCATTTATGCCTTCACCATGACCCTGATGATCCGGAACATCCAGACGCCCGCGGCCGGCACCCTGACTGATGCCACCACGTTCTTCCGGTTCCTCGATACCACCATCCTTTCTGTTATCGACTTCATCGGGGCGTTTCTCATCCTCGGCATGTTCTGGCTCTTCTACTTCCAGATGTTCCACCGCATGAAAACCTTCGACTCCCGGTTCCTCTACATCCACCTTCTCTCCCTCATGATAGTCGTCTTCGTCCCGTTCACCCAGGCCTTCACCTCTGACGGCTCCGAAATCCCGATATCGGATATCGTTTTCCAGCTCAACTATCTCGCACTCGCTGTCCTGCTTGCCTTTGCCTGGTACTATGCACGTTGCTCAAACCCGTCCCTGCTTGTCCCGGAACTGACGAATGCGGAGGCTTCTTTCCAGCAGAAAAAGTACCTTGTGCCTGTCGGGGTTTCCATCTTCGGGATCGCAGTTCTCCTCTCCGGGCTCCCCTACTTCGACATTATCTACTTCTTCCCGTTTGTCATCCTGATCATTTTCTTCCGGCATCCCCCCGGCGCGCCGGCAGAATCTTCCTGATTTTCGGTGAATCCGTCTCATGTTGCGGGGGTTGACCCGAATCCCCTGTTTCCCGGTTTATCCGGCCATGCACCATATTGCCGCATCATTGCACGCATTGCATGAGCGATCTATAGAGGGACAATATCCGCATATAGATACCCCATCATTTCCTGTGGAACTGCATTCCTATACAATCCCCTTTCAATGAAGAGCCTGACCGAACCGGTCCTGCATTTCCCGGGGGACCTGTGCGTACACGATCTCGCGGGGCATTTCCCCCAGACCTATTGCAGTCGCGTGCCGGATGCAGGGGTGATCCCTCACCGGGATTTTTAGCAGGTCCTGCACATTCGGGTTCTGGTACAGCAGTATCCGCTCGGACAGTTTCGGAAAGAACGGAACCCGGGTCTTGAGATCTTTTAAGAGCGCCAGGGCAAATGCCTCAGCTCCAACCTGGTCAGCGCTTGCAAATACGAGCCCCGGATCGGGGTTTGTGACATACGCCCTTCCCAGACCCACCGGTCCCACCCGGATCGCGAACCGGTCAGGACCAAATGTTGTCTGCGCTTTGGTTGCCACAAAGAGGGTTAAGCGAAGCTTCTCCCGGATCGCATCGCTGATCTCCACGATCTTCTCAAAGAACGTTCCCGTCCTGTCATCCCGGGAAACGAGGGTACTCCCCGTTGCCAGATCGGTGATGGATTTGTTGTACGGCCCGTTGGCATGGAACTCCATTCGGCTGTCCTCGCGGAGCATCCCCACCATGCACTTCAACCCGAGTGTAGCCCCTGCCTGGCTGTGGGCGCTGACCCGGGGAAGGCAGATGATGTGATCCGCCTTCTTTGTCCATGCCGTGATGAAAAAACCGGACTGCCACGATGCAGTATGCTGCGACTGGTGATGGAAGAACCCCTCGTCCCATCCCCCGTCTTCGAAACTGACAAACCGGGGATCGTCGTGGGAACCCATACCCGAATGAGCATAATTGGCCCGGCTGCTCCCCCGTATCACGCCAGCTTTATGGTGCAGCACGTGTCCGATACCGGACTGGTCCCCGATCACGACCTTCGCACCGCGTTCTTCCAGCAGTCCTGCCACAACCCGGATCGAGAGCGGGTGCGTTGTAGACGGATACGGGTCAGGGGAGTTCAGCGCAGGTTTGAGGAGAACAATATCACCGCTGCGGAGCCAGGAGCAGTTATCCGATGCCGCCAGGAACGTGTCGCGGATACGGGTTGAAAGCGTGTCGCTGGAGGGGTTGGCCCCGGCCCCGGTTACATAAAGCGGTTTCATGTACGGGATGTATCGGGATACCAATATAAAAAGGATGCAGCAGAACGCGGTGCGTCAGCCATTGGAAAAAACGCTTCAGAACAAGAGTGGGCCCGTCGAGATTCGAACTCGAGATCTTCGCCGTGTGAAGGCGACGTCATAGCCAACTAGACCACGAGCCCAGAATGCATCGACCGGGAATTGAACCCGGGCTATAGGCTTGGAAGGCCTAAGTCATACCACTAGACCATCGATGCACTGTGCTCTACAATTTTGGCGGGGCGGGGTATTAATAATTGTCACCGGTTTTCTGGAACGGTACACGCTCCGGGCCTGCACCGGGCAGGAATCTCTGCATCTCGAAAAAATGCATATAATGGTGATGGCCGGAAGAATTCACCGGTCCGGCACGAGAGCGGCAAGTATCGCGAGCACCGGACCGATGACAAGACCTGCCCAGAAAATGAGCCCGGCAATCCCGATGATGAGCAGGTAAATCCTGTCCTTTAGGGCCCGGGGCCCGGGCTGCCGTGCAATCCGCAGTGCAGAGAGTCCGAGGCCGGCAGGTACCAGGATAAAGAGCAGGGTGAGGAGGACTCCCGGAGAATAACCGGTGATGTTGACCACATGGAGCATCTGGACAAAGGTCATCGCAACCCCGCCAAGGTACAGCAGCCCGGCAATGGATGCAAACCAGAACGCGAAGCCGGGCTTTTTACCCTGCCGCTGTACACGCCGTCCGATTATGATGAACCCGATCATCACAACTGCGAGGAAAGGGGCCAGAACCTCCAGGATGAATTGCCCTTCCCATAGATGAGTTTCGATCACATTGACCGGCACGAACACCCATTCTGACGGGCTGAATTCCTCACGGTACCCGACCGCGAGGCTGTACTGCGTCTCATCCGCCGGGCTCACGACTGCCACGTACCAGGTGCCTGCCGTAGTAATCTCCCGCGAAAAATTCGACACTTCATATATTGCTGCGGGGCTGAACGGCTCGTAGTCCGCCCGGAGCGGCGGGTGCCCCCGGATGATTTCTGCACCGTACCCTGCAGGAATTTCCACGGTTGGGGGAACGGTGGCCGGTGCCGGCAGCCCCCCGGGTCCCATGACGATCATATCCGGTACCGGTTTGTCATACCCGTTGTTCATGAGGGAGAGCACGAGACGGTCGCCGGGTTGCATGGCGAGCTGGTAATATGCCACATCGCCGGTATGGTGGAGATGGCCATAGATGGCATACGATTTTGCCGGCGTTTCTATGGAGAGTGCTGTGCTGATATTCTGGTTATTTTCGGCGCTGACCGGGACGTGGGCGCACACCGGAACGATCAGGATGAGTACAAGGAGCACTGCCAGCGGAAGAGAGAACCGGCGGATCATACGGTATAACGATTGGTATCTCCGGGTACATGAATGTGCAGGGCATCAGTCGGAAGCCGTGCTCTGGCCGGTTGCGGCAAAAAAAGGGTTAGTAGCCCCGGAGCTCTGACTCGACTTTCTCGAGGTTTGCAATACGCTTCTCGAGCGGCGGGTGGGTCGAGAAGAGCTCCATGATTGAGTTCCCCGAGAGTGCCGGGATGATGAAGAACGCGTTTGCGCCTTCTACCTTTGCCTTGGCGTCCGGGGGAATCACATCCATCCGCCCGCTGATCTTATTGAGGGCTGACATGAGTGCCCGGGGGTTCCGGGTGATGAGTGCACTGCCCCGGTCAGCAGCAAACTCCCGGTAGCGGGAGAGCGCAAGGATGAGGAGAGTGCTTACTGCGTAGACAATGATCGAGACGATCCAGATCACTATCCAGGATCCGCCGTTCTCCCGGTTGTTCCCTCCGAAGAGTGCCGAGAAGAAGAAGCTCTGCATGATCATCGAGGCTATCATGGCGATGAAACTTGCGAGCGTCATCGTCAGGATGTCGCGGTTCTTCACGTGGGCAAGTTCGTGGGCAAGTACTGCCTCAAGCTCGTCCTTATTCAGGAGCCGCATGATCGAATCCGTGCAGGCTACGACCGCATGTTTCGGGCTCCTTCCGGTTGCAAATGCGTTGGGAACCGGGCTCTGCATGATAGCAATCCTGGGCAGCGGAAGGTCAGCCTCTTTGCAGAGCTTCTCCACCGTCCGGTGCAGTTCAGGATACTCGTCGGCTTCGATAACGCGTGCGCCGGTTGACCAGAGTACCATCTTGTCCGAGAAGAAGTACTG encodes:
- a CDS encoding bifunctional metallophosphatase/5'-nucleotidase, translated to MASSPWQDQTLMRLVILLFLCTGVAFVAFGHVFPPLTSVAAPVTQSPPGMVTGSSCLSPANTETGPAGSSPVNVKILAVNDFHGQMSAGQTSSKRAVGSAPVLASYLKAATDVFGPAHTILAFPGDVIGASPPQSGLLADEPTLLFFNEFANPCCTGGNGQGDSGCNMVMTPGNHEFDRGTGELMRQVYGGDGNTSITHLSDPYPGTLSTYICSNVVWKENGTPIFPPYAIRNISGVPIAFIGADTVTTPERLAPHRADDILFLNETESINRYVAEVHKHGIHAIVVLLHEGGAQQEYEGATRAGANVTGRVTGIVAGLDGDVDVVLSAHTHQFTNAYLPNAAGKPVLVTQAYSYSKGYADVNLTLDPATRDIVRKSAQVVITYNDQPPGTPLDPESAALLARDEQAVAPVIGRQVAVVAHDITRDENAAGESALGDLLADAQRSVLETDVAFLTTGTLRSDLKEGNVTWGDLFAIQPFSGTVVSMRLTGQQVRDALERQWQEPLPPHTLAVSGITYTYNETQPAGSRVQVVLVGGVPLDPAATYTAAMMDYLSVGGDGYTVFTTGTLMTTGPSDVNTLASYLGSLPQPVNVTTDGRIQRIN
- a CDS encoding MBL fold metallo-hydrolase — translated: MQVTPAIHALRHPFRVPVAPGIALDRFVYSYIIAGETVTLVDTGVAGCETQIFDYIRSIGRDPREISLIILTHSHPDHIGAARAIWEATACTIAVHAAERTWVEDVERQNRERPVPGFNTLVGGPVQPEFELEDGDTIDIDGTGAYEIQVIHTPGHSAGSISLFLQGEGALFSGDAIPVPGDLPVYDDAVASVRSIRLLRSVQGIRHLLSAWDEPRSGEAVYGQMDRALAYLKKIHETVLASAGGDTGIMEVTRKTAAALGLPPQAASPLLARTFAANIRAGNTDLQAGPR
- a CDS encoding PAS domain S-box protein, translating into MKRADPDHKRELEELRGKVRELEETLDAIHSGEVDAIIVSKDDTRQVYTLDGADRPYRALVENIQEGALTLSRTGMILYTNTRFAEMVRLSPEKVFGTSILDHICTEHCAEIEKALGGIVKRTSRIHVRIRQGTGSLPALISMSPLSSDNNTKISVVVTDRKDDEDYIRLQARMLDAVGDAVIAVDTGNRIIFWNEAATMMYGWKPEEIIGRSMAEVVVPELPEKDAQKISSRLNEGEYRAGEYRVHHRDGHEFPVHLIDSPLLDDNGNLIAIISASHDISEQKRINEELGASIQEKDVLLREIHHRVKNNLQLISGLLDMTRMQTADASANSILTDMMLKIQTMAQIHKRLYDCNQFGKISLTGQIRDQIAGLSAIFSNKEHDIRCEINPEEVFLPVDQALPCALAVNEILSNAYKHAFKEREQGSIDISVVQENGRISITVRDDGVGLPAHFDIRHTNSLGLELIRTLVQHQLKGVLTFRSQNGTEINMDFPVLMAGT
- a CDS encoding circadian clock KaiB family protein, translated to MKTSDRAGTRPGKKVAKREQADVTADFERALAEKETGMYVLRLYIAGNNFRSQAAVENVKKICEEYLPGRYELEVIDIYQDHSKNVVDLVLAAPTLIKNLPLPLRKIVGDMTRKEKVLIGLDLVPR
- the kaiB gene encoding circadian clock protein KaiB, producing MPSTPKINRKKKSEEPAGEAWILRLYVAGQTPNSLTAFDNLRKICEKHLDCQYTIEVIDLLKNPQLAKDHQIIAVPTLIRNLPTPVKKIIGNLSNTEKVLVGLDLRMAGG
- the kaiC gene encoding circadian clock protein KaiC; translation: MGKQGCRITKKRKTDRVAATMEFEKVPSGIKGFDDITGGGLPKGRPSLVSGGPGCGKTLFAMEFIVRGITDHHEPGVFIAFEEKIDDLKKNFRSMGFDLDELVRQKKLVLDHITIDRSEIEETGEYDLEGLFIRLGAMIDEVGAKRVAIDTLEALFSGFANEAILRSELRRLFLWLKERGVTAVVTGERGDRTITKYGLEEYVADCVITLDHRLMNQIATRRLRIVKYRGSIHGTDEYPFLISSDGISVLPITSLSLTHKASHERISTGIPRLDTMLGGKGFYRGSSILVSGQAGTGKTSIAATFIDAACRRGEKCLFFIFEESESQLLRNMVSIGVNLEPWVKSGLLKFHAVRPTAYSLEMHLSVMLKLIGEFKPRVVAVDPISNLYPIGDDIQVRSMLMRLIDFAKSLQITGLFTNLSNDVNAGAYAIEPTEMHVSSLMDAWLILKNVEGNGERNRAFSVIKARGMAHSNQFREFVLSDKGIQLLDVYKGSGGVLFGSARLAQESRETVDRLRKSEEIERKERELESKRRTMENEIAVLKERYTREEDEMKILIGQDISSEKAIERTTKEIATQRQVDQ
- a CDS encoding TMEM175 family protein, whose protein sequence is MVVAEPINKVNLERITNGIYAFTMTLMIRNIQTPAAGTLTDATTFFRFLDTTILSVIDFIGAFLILGMFWLFYFQMFHRMKTFDSRFLYIHLLSLMIVVFVPFTQAFTSDGSEIPISDIVFQLNYLALAVLLAFAWYYARCSNPSLLVPELTNAEASFQQKKYLVPVGVSIFGIAVLLSGLPYFDIIYFFPFVILIIFFRHPPGAPAESS
- a CDS encoding DUF362 domain-containing protein, whose product is MKPLYVTGAGANPSSDTLSTRIRDTFLAASDNCSWLRSGDIVLLKPALNSPDPYPSTTHPLSIRVVAGLLEERGAKVVIGDQSGIGHVLHHKAGVIRGSSRANYAHSGMGSHDDPRFVSFEDGGWDEGFFHHQSQHTASWQSGFFITAWTKKADHIICLPRVSAHSQAGATLGLKCMVGMLREDSRMEFHANGPYNKSITDLATGSTLVSRDDRTGTFFEKIVEISDAIREKLRLTLFVATKAQTTFGPDRFAIRVGPVGLGRAYVTNPDPGLVFASADQVGAEAFALALLKDLKTRVPFFPKLSERILLYQNPNVQDLLKIPVRDHPCIRHATAIGLGEMPREIVYAQVPREMQDRFGQALH